The Coregonus clupeaformis isolate EN_2021a chromosome 6, ASM2061545v1, whole genome shotgun sequence genome has a segment encoding these proteins:
- the LOC123491066 gene encoding uncharacterized protein LOC123491066: protein MLVEEVEEAKCDHSGMYLISVEEHKTNRDHGMVQMSLTKDEYTWFSDFLKFKHCLPGGKKSQHFFFNSTSTQLKNLPAYLREVWKEMGLPETPTFTDLRTSIVTHVKNMLPKADRERVDNFMCHDIQTADTFYAINLNPSQASETRALFEAALKGEDTSVTTENQASTSSKEREHHPEETKVMYQESGPSSRDSEEEEVEDEERTARQPVTPSKLTMPELEQYHTPSKKQLILRRRMVVAVSPLLVSPIKLKSKSPLTSPIVTMQGMQQLNSNEDRLKKAIASRRRKLDEKVHKERGGDS from the exons AtgttggtggaggaggtggaggaggctaaATGTGACCATTCTGGGATGTATCTGATCAGT GTGGAGGAACACAAAACGAATAGAGACCATGGCATGGTCCAGATGTCGCTGACAAAGGATGAGTACACTTGGTTTTCAGACTTCCTCAAATTCAAGCACTGCCTCCCAGGGGGAAAGAAGTCCCAGCACTTCTTTTTCAATTCTACAAGCACTCAGCTCAAgaacctgcctgcctacctgaggGAGGTGTGGAAGGAGATGGGTCTGCCTGAAACTCCTACCTTCACTGACCTGCGGACCTCCATTGTCACTCAT GTCAAAAACATGCTGCCGAAGGCTGACAGGGAAAGGGTGGACAACTTCATGTGCCACGACATCCAGACGGCAGATACATTTTATGCCATCAATTTAAATCCGTCCCAAGCCAGTGAAACCAGGGCACTCTTCGAGGCAGCATTAAAGGGAGAAGATACCTCTGTCACCACCGAGAACCAGGCCTCCACCTCTTCAAAAGAAA GGGAGCACCACCCCGAAGAGACCAAGGTGATGTACCAGGAGTCTGGCCCGTCCTCCAGGGACTCGGAGGAGGAAGAGGTCGAGGATGAGGAACGGACGGCCAGACAACCTGTG ACACCCTCCAAGTTGACCATGCCTGAGCTGGAGCAGTACCATACCCCGagcaagaagcagctcatcctcAGGCGCCGCATGGTGGTCGCCGTCAGCCCCCTGCTAGTCTCACCCATCAAATTGAAGAGCAAGTCGCCCCTCACCTCCCCCATTGTCACGATGCAAGGTATGCAGCAGCTGAATTCAAATGAAGACCGACTCAAAAAAGCCATTGCCTCAAGGAGGAGGAAGCTGGATGAGAAGGTGCACAAGGAAAGAGGGGGAGACTCTTAA
- the LOC123491067 gene encoding uncharacterized protein LOC123491067, whose product MSTLGFQTSSNSSTASQGGKKSQHFFFNSTSTQLKNLPAYLREVWKEMGLPETPTFTDLRTSIVTHVKNMLPKADRERVDNFMCHDIQTADTFYAINLNPSQASETRALFEAALKGEDTSVTTENQASTSSKRKRKAREEDSLSEGSTTPEETKVMYQESGPSSRDSEEEEVEDEERTARQPVTPSKLTMPELEQYHTPSKKQLILRRRMVVAVSPLLVSPIKLKSKSPLTSPIVTMQGMQQLNSNEDRLKKAIASRRRKLDEKVHKERGETLKDSLTFTLF is encoded by the exons ATGAGTACACTTGGTTTTCAGACTTCCTCAAATTCAAGCACTGCCTCCCAGGGGGGAAAGAAGTCCCAGCACTTCTTTTTCAATTCTACAAGCACTCAGCTCAAgaacctgcctgcctacctgaggGAGGTGTGGAAGGAGATGGGTCTGCCTGAAACTCCTACCTTCACTGACCTGCGGACCTCCATTGTCACTCAT GTCAAAAACATGCTGCCGAAGGCTGACAGGGAAAGGGTGGACAACTTCATGTGCCACGACATCCAGACGGCAGATACATTTTATGCCATCAATTTAAATCCGTCCCAAGCCAGTGAAACCAGGGCACTCTTCGAGGCAGCATTAAAGGGAGAAGATACCTCTGTCACCACCGAGAACCAGGCCTCCACCTCTTCAAAAAGAAAGCGGAAGGCAAGAGAGGAGGACTCCCTCTCCGAGGGGAGCACCACCCCCGAAGAGACCAAGGTGATGTACCAGGAGTCTGGCCCGTCCTCCAGGGACTCGGAGGAGGAAGAGGTCGAGGATGAGGAACGGACGGCCAGACAACCTGTG ACACCCTCCAAGTTGACCATGCCTGAGCTGGAGCAGTACCATACCCCGagcaagaagcagctcatcctcAGGCGCCGCATGGTGGTCGCCGTCAGCCCCCTGCTAGTCTCACCCATCAAATTGAAGAGCAAGTCGCCCCTCACCTCCCCCATTGTCACGATGCAAGGTATGCAGCAGCTGAATTCAAATGAAGACCGACTCAAAAAAGCCATTGCCTCAAGGAGGAGGAAGCTGGATGAGAAGGTGCACAAGGAAAGAGGGGAGACTCTTAAAGACTCACTCACATTTACACTGTTCTGA
- the LOC123491074 gene encoding uncharacterized protein LOC123491074, translated as MERLAALRASIPAIPVATDFDIVETVRQEEEEDNFLDTFAEEEEEEGCTYDYCHCQAPLLRLQKAVKERDEALTKKSETIQSIREDNLKLISKLHRVRKRYQLLKRQMGILRVSPAKERSAKRSLSFQAEADTAQEELQLDQVTGSGDQTEEATASGSGSKLIFPGSAISVFLEGFRKTCEGPNPNYKLRENCAGKIKRVTQFLNYMAKDETYQSNLIFLTNHDKIRG; from the exons ATGGAGAGGCTGGCGGCATTGAGGGCGTCGATCCCTGCCATCCCAGTGGCCACCGATTTTGATATTGTGGAGACTGTGAggcaagaagaagaggaggataacTTTTTAGATACTTttgcagaggaagaggaggaagagggctgCACATATGATTACTGCCACTGCCAAGCACCACTTTTGAGGCTGCAGAAAGCTgtgaaagagagggatgaggccCTGACCAAGAAAAGTGAGACCATCCAATCCATTAGAGAGGACAACCTGAAGCTGATCTCTAAGCTGCATAGAGTGAGGAAGAGGTACCAGCTACTGAAAAGGCAGATGGGGATTCTCAGGGTGAGTCCGGCAAAGGAGAGGTCGGCAAAGAGGTCCCTCAGCTTTCAGGCCGAGGCAGACACAGCCCAAGAGGAGCTGCAGCTGGACCAAGTGACAGGTTCAGGGGACCAGACAGAGGAGGCTACAGCGTCCGGATCTGGCAGCAAACTTATCTTCCCGGGCTCTGCCATTA gtgtgtttcttgagGGATTCAGGAAGACCTGTGAGGGCCCCAATCCAAATTATAAGCTAAGGGAAAATTGTGCCGGAAAGATCAAAAGGGTAACGCAATTTTTGAACTACATGGCGAAGGATGAGACCTACCAATCCAATCTCATTTTCCTGACTAACCATGACAAAATAAGGGGGTAA
- the LOC123489285 gene encoding uncharacterized protein LOC123489285 — MKCFLCKSDHGSPNNLVKHLKIIHGLCTGRTLFLKCGQEGCSRSFGSFSGFRKHLNKCHGESLVDSIEDDLSDPQSTVNTSNISHVEVSTECLEAESELSSPYIVNSCAAVISDLKAAGVGQSTVNTVVISMEEIVQDIHQHAKETVIKHVFSNERETEMCKKVEACFEGLENPFTVLNSEYKRSKCMTAKWEIVEPVECVIGSRFDTRRNKKTGTYDQVVVQDKFMYIPILSTLQSIFKSQYFAEMLQSSATSNSRLRDICDGSFFKVTPCSQLRSRQYRSRCSMMILRSPTHWVPSEVFINWVEYILL, encoded by the coding sequence ATGAAGTGTTTTCTTTGCAAAAGTGACCATGGAAGTCCAAACAACCTTGTTAAGCACCTTAAGATAATTCATGGGCTATGTACAGGCAGGACTCTTTTTCTGAAATGTGGTCAAGAAGGATGCTCACGTTCTTTTGGTAGCTTTTCTGGTTTTAGAAAACATCTTAACAAGTGCCACGGAGAAAGTTTAGTAGATTCTATAGAAGATGATCTTTCAGACCCTCAAAGTACCGTCAAcaccagtaatatttctcatgtTGAAGTGTCGACTGAATGTTTAGAGGCTGAGTCAGAGTTATCTTCGCCATACATTGTAAATAGTTGTGCAGCTGTTATTTCTGATCTAAAGGCAGCAGGTGTTGGTCAAAGTACAGTAAATACTGTAGTGATTTCCATGGAAGAGATTGTTCAAGATATTCATCAGCATGCTAAAGAAACAGTGATAAAGCATGTATTTAGTAATGAAAGAGaaacagaaatgtgcaagaaAGTTGAGGCGTGTTTTGAGGGGTTAGAGAATCCTTTCACAGTTCTAAATTCGGAATACAAGCGATCAAAATGTATGACTGCCAAGTGGGAAATAGTAGAACCAGTTGAATGTGTGATTGGTTCAAGATTTGACACAAGACGAAATAAAAAGACTGGAACATATGATCAGGTAGTAGTTCAAGATAAATTCATGTATATTCCAATTTTATCTACACTgcagtcaatatttaaaagtCAGTATTTTGCAGAAATGTTGCAAAGCTCAGCTACCAGCAACTCTAGACTGAGAGATATTTGTGATGGATCTTTTTTTAAAGTCACCCCCTGTTCTCAACTGAGAAGCAGACAATACAGGTCCAGATGTTCTATGATGATTTTGAGGTCGCCAACCCATTGGGTTCCAAGCGAGGTATTCATAAATTGGGTGGAGTATATTTTACTTTAA